A window of the Dermatophagoides farinae isolate YC_2012a chromosome 2, ASM2471394v1, whole genome shotgun sequence genome harbors these coding sequences:
- the LOC124495690 gene encoding rRNA-processing protein UTP23 homolog, with protein sequence MKITRYKRAQRHLLFYRNYFDFRPPYQIILDATFCQAALKNKINIKEQIPKYLNDDVKLLTTVCVVNETERLGHSIYGAMLVIKQFPIHKCGHEKNPISANDCIFSLLQRKEEHYFLATQDQDLTERTRSLAYVPILFIKTNTIILEQPAVEAKDKAIESQQRFHQVDSHQFQTLKKLKKIESLDKPAHVKRKRKGPKGPNPLSCKKKKSVAPNKASSNTNVAVKQDGKKKRTRTKRIPNHIKRMFQKIESDLSLKQQSSSS encoded by the exons atgaaaataactaGATACAAACGAGCCCAACGGcatttgttattttatcGTAATTATTTCGATTTTCGACCACCGTACCAGATAATTTTGGATGCAACATTCTGTCAAGCTGCTTTGAAgaataaaatcaacattaaagaacaaattccaaaatatttaaatgatgatgttaaattATTGACAACTGTTTGTGTTGTCAATGAAACAGAAAGACTTG GCCATTCGATTTATGGTGCAATGCTAGTTATCAAACAATTTCCAATCCATAAATGTGGCCATGAAAAGAATCCAATTTCAGCAaatgattgtattttttctttactacAACGAAAAGAAGAGCATTATTTTTTGGCCACCCAAGATCAAGATCTTACGGAGAGAACGCGATCGCTTGCCTATGTTcctattttattcattaaaacGAATACCATAATTTTAGAGCAACCAGCTGTCGAAGCCAAAGACAAAGCTATTGAATCACAACAACGTTTTCATCAAGTCGATTCTCATCAGTTTCAAacgttgaaaaaattgaaaaagattgAATCCTTAGACAAACCAGCACATGTCAAACGGAAACGTAAAGGTCCAAAAGGCCCGAATCCATTATCatgcaaaaagaaaaaaagcgTGGCTCCAAATAAGGCATCATCGAACACGAATGTGGCTGTGAAACAGGATGGTAAAAAGAAACGAACACGAACCAAACGTATACCTAACCATATTAAGCGAATGTTTCAGAAAATTGAGTCAGATCTAAGCctgaaacaacaatcatcttcatcgtag
- the mRpL17 gene encoding mitochondrial ribosomal protein L17 produces the protein MPRLVIAKWRRIRFPTTKVEKLMPQMPYVIPDKAIKVRGGRNLEHLRRIFPYQMRLIAIAHSVNRLIDQERVEFSYYRGYEVRNYTERLIAEAMRYGDCHVPTMELANFYLKDKTLIHKLFKVLVPRYLNYTTSFTSMHLLSNRDIDWSNYKQRSYVNQRVLIELKGNPYPPLLNHDLKRKNLLHNILLSQVSRDYYMNKTDVNCETLNEQD, from the exons ATGCCTCGTTTAGTTATTG CCAAATGGCGAAGGATACGTTTTCCCACG ACCAAAGTCGAAAAACTTATGCCTCAAATGCCTTACGTAATTCCTGATAAAGCAATCAAAGTTCGAGGCGGACGTAATCTCGAACATTTACGTCGGATATTTCCCTATCAAATGCGATTGATTGCGATTGCCCATTCggtcaatcgattgattgatcaagaACGAGTCGAATTCAGTTATTACAGAGGATATGAAGTTCGGAATTATACTGAGCGG ttGATAGCCGAAGCGATGCGTTATGGTGACTGTCATGTACCAACAATGGAACTTGCCAATTTCTATTTGAAA GATAAAACCTTGATCCATAAATTGTTCAAAGTATTGGTACCACGTTATTTAAACTATACGACATCATTCACATCGATGCATTTACTCTCGAATCGTGACATCGATTGGTCAAATTATAAACAACGATCGTACGTTAATCAACGAGTACTGATCGAATTGAAAGGCAATCCGTATCCGCCATTATTGAATCATgatttaaaaagaaaaaatttactacATAATATTCTTCTTAGTCAAGTTAGTCGAGATTATTACATGAACAAAACAGATGTGAATTGTGAAACATTAAATGAACAAGATTAA
- the LOC124495696 gene encoding glycolipid transfer protein yields MEICNNEPVFFETVVPFVDIDTDGLIDTERFLEASKCIVKFVEFFGITFKPVKNDIDGNINKLMNIFDTDKSMFKHLNTIVKLEKETLKDEDLHVGTDALTWLNRALIYNQIFLSLFLEDYKQVDDEESLQNLPEDLTKHFDSAYELTLKKYHGWLVRKIFSCCLMAVPSRTNLLKYLGYLNLNMPLIELRQVIIKSIDNYLKHLKSNTEAVAILLLAHGFQP; encoded by the exons atggaaatCTGCAATAATGAGCCGGTGTTCTTTGAAACGGTTGTTCCTTTCGTCGACATCGATACAGATGGTTTAATAGATACAGAAAGATTCCTTGAAGCCTCCAAATGTATAGTTAAATTTGTCGAATTTTTCGGCATCACTTTTAAGCCTGTTAAAAACGATATCGATGGCAACATCAATAAACTAATGAACATATTTGATACGGATAAATCCATGTTTAAG CATTTGAATACGATAGTGAAACTTGAAAAAGAGACACTTAAAGATGAAGACCTACACGTCGGAACGGATGCATTGACATGGCTAAATCGAGCTCTGAtttacaatcaaattttccTCTCGTTATTTCTAGAAGATTACAAACAAGTTGACGATGAAGAAAGCTTGCAAAACTTGCCCGAAGATTTGACCAAACACTTTGATTCAGCTTACGAGTTAACATTGAAGAAATACCATGGATGGTTAGTAAGAAAGATATTCAGTTGTTGTCTGATGGCTGTTCCAAGTAGAACCAATCTTCTAAAATATCTTGGATATCTGAATTTAAACATGCCATTGATCGAATTACGACAAGTGATCATCAAGTCTATCGATAATTATCTTAAACATCTAAAATCAAACACCGAAGCAGTggccattttattattggctCATGGATTTCAGCCTTGA
- the LOC124495726 gene encoding uncharacterized protein LOC124495726, producing MADDVFGDSDGDDELALASREFERDLNRIENSAFHDAFEETRDKLTQQSFDDGYSIAFPYFEKIGHLEGFNDVLIYKMRHQDEVLNRMKQIKSRISRLYMQLDQEFEQQMNSNVERKLYEISEEMMMENIKPSNELINEFNQIKAEIIECAKLADLNFDERIIGKINDINL from the exons ATGGCCGATGATGTTTTCGGTGATtcagatggtgatgatgaattagcCTTGGCATCAAGAGAATTCGAAAGAGATTTGAATCGTATTGAAAAT TCAGCATTCCATGACGCTTTTGAGGAAACACGAGACAAATTGACACAGCAATCCTTCGATGATGGATATTCGATTGCTTTTCCATATTTCGAAAAGATAGGACATCTAGAAGGATTCAATGatgttttgatttataaaATGAGACATCAGGATGAAGTTCTTAATCGtatgaaacaaatcaaatctcGGATATCAAGATTGTATATGCAACTAGATCAAGAATTTGAACAGCAgatgaattcaaatgttgaGCGAAAATTGTATGAAATATCcgaagaaatgatgatggaaaacatTAAGCCGAGtaatgaattgatcaatgaattcaatcaGATCAAAGCcgaaatcattgaatgtgcAAAATTGGCTGATTTAAATTTCGATGAGCGAATCATCGGTAAAATTAATGATATAAAtttgtga
- the LOC124495669 gene encoding uncharacterized protein LOC124495669, with amino-acid sequence MMQLVNDPSRSALNVRSIICDNNGIIIAETVYRCMFCAKIFDTMDQIQLHYHCEHYEEEISFKKIGHQKKQRKRPIIDYDQDDFDDPIEKVFDDDDAIVDQVSNSVEDYFEDNSHLMSMQLHENLDVDESFVSSLTQSTKSSPTHSSMPNQNSKGGTVTCEVCGLTKYYSHISRRYGVFSCESCAKFFYRYTQKPVQYICLYDGNCSLKIDSPGARCKSCLLNACLKKYILDPKKHANIYQKHFNASTSNILTVDDINNNNHITSDDQILLKETIASGSSLNESIVQKFIKPNPEIKQPGHRSMNLGVKKSKSKQDLLKKKSSTTSKGDNSLGMNSKFRRMACRVCEGCLQDDCGTCLYCLDKPKFGGNDIKKQKCLKRRCLLLKQ; translated from the exons atgatgcAATTGGTCAATGATCCATCTCGATCAGCATTAAATGTTCGATCAATAATATGTGACAATAAcggcatcatcattgccgAAACAGTTTACCGTTGTATGTTTTGCGCCAAAATTTTTGACACAATGGATCAAATACAattacattatcattgtgaaCATTATGAAGAGGAAAtatctttcaaaaaaatcggtcatcagaaaaaacaaagaaaaagaccaattatcgattatgatcaagatgattttgatgatcctATTGAAAAggtctttgatgatgatgatgcgatTGTTGACCAAGTTTCTAACAGTGTTGAAGATTATTTTGAAGATAATTCACATCTTATGTCCATGCAATTACATGAGAAcctcgatgttgatgaaa GTTTTGTTTCGTCTTTAACACAATCGACTAAATCTTCGCCAACTCATTCATCGATGCCCAATCAAAATTCCAAAGGCGGAACCGTTACATGTGAAGTTTGTGGACTAACCAAATATTATTCTCATATATCACGTCGTTATGGTGTGTTCAGCTGTGAAAGTTGTGCCAAATTTTTCTATCGTTACACTCAGAAACCAGTGCAATACATATGTTTGTATGATGgaaattgttcattgaaaattgattcgcCTGGTGCACGTTGTAAATCTTGTCTACTCAATGCTTGTTTAAAGAAATATATATTAGATCCTAAGAAACATGCCAACATATaccaaaaacattttaatgCTTCCACATCGAATATTCTCACGGTAGACgatatcaacaataataaccataTTACCTCAGATGATCAAATACTTTTAAAGGAAACCATAGCCTCAGGTTCATCTTTGAATGAGAGTATTGTTCAGAAGTTTATAAAACCCAATCCTGAAATCAAACAACCTGGACatcgatcaatgaatttgggagttaaaaaatccaaatccaaACAGGATctattaaagaaaaaatctagTACTACTTCAAAGGGTGACAATTCACTTGGGATGAATTCTAAATTTCGTCGAATGGCTTGCCGTGTTTGTGAAGGATGTTTACAAGATGATTGTGGTACATGTTTATATTGTTTGGATAAACCAAAATTCGGTGGCAATGAtatcaagaaacaaaaatgtcttAAACGTCGATGCCTTCTTCttaaacaataa